In Candidatus Cohnella colombiensis, one DNA window encodes the following:
- the recQ gene encoding DNA helicase RecQ: MDIQQALAALRTYYGYEQFRSGQRTLIEAILQGKDVLGIMPTGAGKSICYQIPALLLPGVTLVISPLISLMKDQVDALNATGISATFINSSLSIKETNERMREVASGRYQLLYVAPERLESEQFRSLLRSVSIPLVAVDEAHCVSQWGHDFRPSYMSIVRLLRDLNPRPVMAAFTATATDVVKDDITERLKLQHPVKVTTGYARENLTLNVVRNADKRDYLAQYVKDHKGQAGIIYASTRREVESCHAFISSLGIAAGKYHAGLSEDERGRTQDAFQRDDLLVIVATNAFGMGIDKSNVRFVIHNNMPKNLEAYYQEAGRAGRDGEPGECVLLYSPQDVVTQKFFIEQSDADEERKRNDYRLLNEMVQYAHTGECLQQTIVRYFGEADSERCGICANCTDERELEDITENAKFVFGCIAGVRQRFGVTMIAKVLRGANDAKLRQLDLDRNRFYGRLSAMTEKAIVQLIHALVADGYLRLTDSQYPVVQFTERVREVIEQDGRVYRRVEREQPRKITSARTGRSTGTRTYGSGAGSSGDHSELFDALRQLRKQLADEERLPPFVIFHDSTLQEMCRLKPQTEADMRAVKGIGEAKLAKYGSAFLQVLRKYR, from the coding sequence ATGGACATTCAACAGGCTTTGGCAGCACTACGCACTTATTATGGTTATGAACAGTTTCGCAGTGGACAAAGAACCTTAATTGAGGCTATTTTACAGGGGAAAGATGTACTTGGAATAATGCCGACAGGTGCTGGAAAATCAATCTGTTATCAAATTCCGGCACTGCTTCTTCCAGGTGTTACTTTGGTTATTTCCCCGCTGATTTCACTGATGAAGGATCAGGTCGACGCACTTAACGCGACCGGGATATCGGCAACCTTTATTAATAGCTCACTTTCCATAAAAGAAACGAATGAACGTATGCGCGAGGTCGCTTCTGGACGCTATCAATTGTTGTATGTTGCACCTGAGCGTCTTGAATCGGAACAATTCCGATCTTTGCTCCGAAGCGTTTCGATTCCGCTCGTAGCGGTGGATGAGGCCCATTGTGTGTCACAATGGGGACATGATTTTCGACCTAGCTATATGAGTATCGTTCGTTTACTTCGAGATCTTAATCCTCGTCCGGTAATGGCAGCTTTCACTGCGACAGCGACTGACGTCGTGAAAGATGATATTACGGAGAGGTTGAAGCTTCAGCATCCGGTTAAAGTGACTACAGGGTATGCGCGCGAGAACTTAACGTTAAATGTTGTCCGAAATGCAGATAAGCGGGACTATCTTGCGCAATATGTGAAGGATCATAAGGGACAAGCTGGTATTATCTATGCGTCCACACGTCGCGAGGTGGAAAGTTGTCATGCTTTTATAAGCAGTCTTGGCATTGCTGCAGGAAAGTATCATGCAGGATTAAGTGAAGATGAACGTGGTCGTACACAGGATGCCTTTCAACGCGATGATCTGCTCGTCATCGTAGCTACGAATGCGTTCGGGATGGGTATTGATAAATCAAATGTTCGCTTCGTCATTCATAATAATATGCCGAAAAATTTGGAAGCGTATTATCAAGAAGCAGGTCGCGCGGGGCGCGATGGCGAACCAGGGGAATGTGTGCTGTTATACTCTCCACAGGACGTTGTGACTCAAAAGTTTTTTATCGAGCAAAGCGATGCGGATGAAGAACGTAAACGAAATGATTACCGGTTGTTGAATGAGATGGTACAGTATGCGCACACGGGGGAATGCTTGCAGCAAACAATTGTGAGATACTTCGGTGAAGCGGACAGTGAGAGATGTGGAATCTGTGCCAATTGTACAGATGAGCGTGAACTGGAGGATATAACAGAGAATGCAAAGTTCGTCTTCGGGTGTATCGCTGGTGTAAGACAACGCTTCGGTGTGACGATGATTGCCAAAGTGCTCCGAGGTGCGAACGATGCGAAGCTGCGCCAATTGGACTTAGATCGAAACCGATTTTATGGTCGATTGAGTGCGATGACTGAAAAAGCCATCGTTCAGCTCATTCATGCATTAGTTGCCGATGGTTATCTGCGACTGACAGATAGTCAGTATCCTGTCGTTCAGTTCACTGAGCGTGTACGCGAGGTGATAGAGCAGGATGGGCGGGTCTATCGTCGTGTGGAGCGAGAACAACCTCGAAAAATAACTAGCGCTCGAACCGGACGATCAACTGGCACACGAACATATGGATCTGGAGCAGGCTCAAGTGGAGATCATTCGGAATTGTTCGATGCGCTGCGTCAATTGCGGAAGCAACTTGCAGATGAGGAGCGTTTGCCGCCTTTCGTTATCTTTCATGATTCAACTCTTCAAGAGATGTGTCGCTTGAAGCCACAAACCGAAGCTGATATGCGTGCTGTGAAAGGGATCGGAGAAGCTAAGCTTGCAAAGTACGGGAGCGCCTTTCTTCAAGTTCTTCGTAAATATCGTTAA
- a CDS encoding sensor histidine kinase has translation MPYLLHLGGEYRIMGHRLSFRNKLFIKIMSIFILITVVMITALSYFAYTYTTDNIMRDELDKQKRALEQVNEYLETKYNKVQQLTQNMYRDASLADHVTYLLKHSYQQYLQYRMDQFSLTGSASSMGLDYFKAAMDDDSAIENVILYSSDKYFLYAISRNGSRKLVETNPSKSFIPDAMTLPVGGVSIPNIWLRDALKQQDNHLFAVQSQINDVGTMKAVGQILVYYRANELSKLLANENNAFKGSIVVLAPEGQVIFDSSNRYYGQVYPYANQLNSVIGSGHLEKDSYITTLPPTHLGYVAVGIIPKDELQQSYASVKRIILFAALGCVLLAIFIPSVVVSNYSNRANNIIRFMRKAESGDLRMRIPDSKADELGQIAASFNHLMNELTQHIDRVYKADIKQKHTELTALQARIHPHFLYNTLEVIRMRALSTGANDVAEMIYSLAVLFRSSVRTQTFLSVREEVDLCERYLELFRIRYKDRFRYTFHVPKEIEAIHIVKMTLQPIVENYIVHGMRAEDEDNRIHISMERVETAIRIQIDDNGKGIESDQLNRIQQGLQFDKVEDDNPSLGLRNVNDRLKLTYGKQYGIEIYSEWGFGTTVIVWIPIVQQGVNSDV, from the coding sequence ATGCCATATTTATTACATCTAGGCGGTGAATATCGCATTATGGGGCATCGGTTGAGCTTTCGAAATAAACTGTTTATAAAGATTATGTCGATATTCATTTTGATTACTGTCGTAATGATTACAGCTCTATCTTATTTCGCCTATACATATACGACAGACAACATCATGCGTGATGAACTCGACAAACAAAAGCGAGCATTGGAACAGGTTAATGAGTATTTGGAGACCAAGTATAATAAAGTCCAGCAATTGACTCAAAATATGTATCGTGATGCGTCGTTAGCGGACCATGTGACGTACCTACTGAAGCATTCCTATCAGCAATATTTGCAATATCGAATGGATCAATTTTCACTCACTGGCAGCGCTAGCTCAATGGGATTGGATTATTTTAAAGCTGCGATGGACGATGACTCTGCAATTGAGAATGTGATTTTGTATAGCTCTGATAAATATTTTTTGTACGCGATTAGTAGGAATGGCTCACGCAAGCTTGTTGAAACGAATCCGTCGAAATCCTTTATTCCAGATGCGATGACTTTACCTGTTGGTGGCGTATCGATACCGAACATTTGGCTAAGAGACGCATTGAAGCAACAGGATAATCATCTATTTGCAGTGCAAAGTCAAATTAATGATGTCGGAACGATGAAGGCTGTTGGGCAAATTCTTGTTTATTATCGCGCTAATGAATTGTCTAAGCTTCTTGCGAATGAGAACAATGCTTTTAAAGGCTCGATCGTTGTGCTCGCTCCAGAAGGTCAAGTGATCTTCGATTCTTCTAATCGCTATTATGGACAAGTCTATCCCTATGCGAATCAACTAAATTCAGTTATAGGTTCAGGACATTTGGAAAAGGACTCCTATATTACAACATTACCCCCGACTCATCTGGGTTATGTTGCAGTTGGGATTATTCCGAAGGATGAACTCCAGCAATCCTATGCGTCTGTGAAGCGAATCATTTTGTTCGCAGCGCTCGGATGTGTGTTACTTGCGATTTTCATTCCATCGGTCGTTGTGTCCAATTACTCGAATCGTGCCAACAATATTATTCGATTTATGCGTAAAGCAGAATCTGGTGATCTTCGGATGAGAATACCGGATTCAAAAGCAGATGAGCTTGGTCAAATTGCCGCTAGCTTTAATCATTTGATGAATGAGCTCACGCAGCATATCGATCGGGTGTATAAAGCGGATATTAAGCAGAAGCATACGGAATTGACGGCGTTGCAGGCGCGGATTCATCCCCATTTTCTATACAATACGTTAGAGGTTATTCGGATGCGTGCGCTTTCGACAGGAGCGAATGATGTGGCTGAAATGATCTATAGTCTTGCTGTGCTGTTCAGAAGCTCGGTACGAACACAAACTTTTTTAAGCGTGCGTGAAGAGGTTGATTTATGTGAACGTTACTTAGAGCTGTTCCGAATTCGCTATAAAGATCGATTTAGGTATACATTTCATGTTCCGAAGGAAATTGAAGCCATCCACATTGTGAAAATGACGCTTCAGCCCATTGTAGAAAACTATATTGTTCACGGGATGCGAGCAGAAGATGAGGACAATCGGATTCACATTTCGATGGAGCGGGTGGAGACAGCGATTCGAATTCAAATTGACGATAATGGCAAAGGGATTGAGTCAGATCAATTGAATCGCATTCAACAGGGGTTACAATTTGACAAGGTAGAGGACGACAATCCATCGCTCGGCCTTCGAAATGTCAATGATCGGTTAAAGCTAACGTACGGAAAACAATATGGGATTGAGATTTATAGTGAATGGGGATTTGGAACGACGGTAATCGTTTGGATTCCGATCGTACAGCAAGGAGTGAACAGCGATGTATAG
- a CDS encoding MATE family efflux transporter: protein MNLMKSWYGILVLALPSLFAFATQTLTGTINLIMVGDLGFIVIAVVGVSNIIMYNVFAIFSGIGHSVNYLVAQNYGAGEMRKGMQRTNLALLVSVGVALIIALAGWFASGAVLQLTGGSAELLSTGSKYLELRFYAMSFGIISFVFHGFFRGIGDTRTSMIVSIFSNVLMIGLTYGLTYGHWGLPNLGIVGAGYALLIGEAIQLVVCMLVFWGPLNRKVPTRQIEKPDWKEFKLIAHESGKLGLQEFSMSVSMYIFTVFVLTLGDMAAAANEVALSVMAFGFMPAFAFGSTATILVGQQIGQKRPDLARKLGTHTALLGSIFLLALGTAELIWADDIARIFSSDPGVYELAAELIMVSAYLQLFDGFYNFYAGGLRGIGDTTFLMRISIVLSFAMFVPLSYVFVIVLDWGSMGAWIALYSYIVVLGLAVMIRYYRTDFNSVSLKEAVA from the coding sequence ATGAACTTGATGAAAAGCTGGTACGGCATACTCGTATTGGCATTGCCCTCGTTATTCGCATTTGCTACTCAGACACTAACTGGAACAATTAACCTCATTATGGTCGGTGATCTTGGATTTATCGTCATCGCAGTTGTGGGTGTCTCGAATATTATTATGTACAACGTATTCGCAATCTTCTCTGGTATAGGGCATTCCGTCAATTATTTAGTTGCCCAAAATTATGGAGCAGGCGAAATGCGTAAAGGAATGCAACGAACGAATCTTGCTTTACTTGTAAGTGTTGGAGTGGCCTTAATCATTGCGCTTGCTGGCTGGTTTGCAAGTGGCGCAGTATTACAGCTCACCGGAGGGTCAGCGGAGTTACTCTCCACCGGAAGCAAGTATCTAGAACTTCGATTTTATGCAATGTCTTTTGGTATAATAAGCTTTGTGTTTCATGGGTTTTTCCGAGGGATCGGAGATACTAGAACGTCGATGATCGTCTCGATCTTCTCTAATGTATTAATGATTGGATTAACTTATGGTCTCACTTATGGACATTGGGGTTTACCTAATCTCGGCATCGTTGGTGCGGGCTATGCACTATTGATTGGCGAAGCTATTCAACTCGTTGTTTGTATGCTCGTATTCTGGGGACCGCTGAATCGTAAAGTTCCAACGCGTCAAATCGAGAAGCCAGACTGGAAGGAATTTAAACTCATTGCACACGAGAGTGGCAAGCTTGGGTTACAAGAATTTTCAATGAGTGTGTCGATGTACATTTTCACTGTTTTCGTACTTACACTTGGAGATATGGCAGCTGCAGCGAATGAAGTTGCGCTGAGTGTCATGGCATTCGGATTTATGCCTGCATTTGCATTCGGGTCGACAGCGACGATTCTCGTAGGTCAACAAATTGGACAGAAGCGCCCTGACTTGGCACGCAAGCTTGGAACACATACGGCGTTGTTAGGGTCGATCTTCTTACTTGCCCTAGGGACGGCTGAATTAATATGGGCTGACGATATCGCTAGAATATTTAGCAGTGATCCTGGTGTGTATGAACTCGCAGCAGAGTTAATTATGGTGTCCGCATATTTGCAATTGTTCGACGGTTTTTATAACTTCTATGCCGGTGGCTTAAGGGGTATTGGTGACACGACATTCTTAATGCGGATTTCAATTGTACTCAGCTTTGCCATGTTCGTCCCATTAAGCTACGTGTTCGTTATCGTATTGGATTGGGGAAGCATGGGAGCTTGGATTGCATTATATTCTTATATCGTTGTACTTGGACTAGCCGTCATGATCCGTTATTATCGAACAGACTTCAACTCGGTGAGCTTGAAGGAAGCGGTGGCTTAA
- the helD gene encoding RNA polymerase recycling motor HelD: protein MTLELTPRDEEEKRLRQTLEQVSRQLKKEMLLLGDRRDDVVGIRQEFWDDVRMNFSDSNEVGETWRSIMQQAELLAERERSHKVASEAVERLTKQFDSPYFARIDFTEKGEQTDVIYIGRASLVGEDGLTFWVYDWRAPISSLFYDHEPGPASFAIPDGELSGDLMLKRQFVIRGGQMKHMFDTSETVGDEILQAVLSEGSDTAMKSIVATIQKEQNRIIRDEKHRMLVVQGSAGSGKTSAALQRIAYLLYRYRDTLKPNQIILFSPNPVFKGYVSRVLPDLGEANMRQMTFRELIEARLGHRFEVEDLFSQTEVLAAEEGTTEGAAREQAVRYKGSEHYFATIENYLKRLEREGIRFRPLRYRNMMIVSSEQMLEQFYEVRASDDFGERAARLRRWLLDQLKQWVDTQMNEAWLEEAAEVADQEVIQRAFVDVRRGGGFHDEAFDDEEHMNTKIRRQVAEDAIAPLVRAVRTYRFIDVVAVYQELFQSRSLFTACAPDGKLPCGWDWMALRAEVTLERKKIDHEDATPLMYMMEALEGFRLVEGDIQQVFVDEAQDYSPFQATYLRRRYPRARMTVLGDFNQAIYLQSQDSGGFDGWIRLMAPEHTAVWRLTTSYRSTLQIVQYTKGILAPEDAEGVTPFARMGEEPYVEACSNEATLGQRIAEAITKLETRGYGTIGVITKTAQESGIATELLKQQLSEEVSLTHVTGVSAQLPKGVSVLPSYLAKGIEFDAVLVWDASADRYGEEKDRKLLYTVCTRALHVLHVYYTGLPSPWLPMKS from the coding sequence GTGACGCTTGAATTAACGCCTCGAGATGAGGAAGAAAAGCGGCTGCGTCAGACGTTAGAGCAAGTTAGCCGTCAATTGAAAAAAGAGATGTTGCTGCTCGGCGACCGACGTGACGATGTAGTGGGTATTCGTCAGGAGTTTTGGGACGATGTGCGCATGAACTTTTCTGATTCTAATGAGGTTGGCGAGACTTGGCGAAGCATTATGCAACAAGCGGAATTGCTTGCGGAGCGGGAGCGGAGTCATAAAGTTGCATCTGAAGCAGTTGAGCGACTGACGAAGCAGTTCGACTCGCCATACTTTGCACGTATAGATTTTACAGAGAAAGGCGAGCAAACCGATGTCATCTATATTGGGCGGGCTTCGCTTGTTGGCGAAGATGGGCTAACGTTCTGGGTCTACGACTGGCGTGCGCCGATTTCCAGCTTATTTTATGATCATGAGCCAGGACCGGCTTCTTTCGCGATTCCGGATGGAGAGCTCAGCGGAGACCTCATGTTAAAGCGTCAATTCGTCATTCGTGGCGGACAGATGAAGCATATGTTTGACACTTCGGAGACGGTTGGAGATGAAATTCTACAAGCTGTCTTGTCCGAGGGCTCAGATACGGCAATGAAGAGCATTGTGGCAACGATTCAGAAAGAGCAGAATCGAATTATTCGCGATGAGAAGCATCGAATGTTAGTCGTGCAAGGCTCAGCGGGCAGTGGAAAAACGTCTGCGGCACTTCAGCGGATTGCTTATTTGCTTTATCGGTATCGTGACACGCTAAAGCCGAACCAAATTATTTTATTTTCACCGAATCCGGTGTTTAAAGGTTATGTATCTCGGGTGTTACCTGATCTAGGTGAGGCGAATATGCGGCAGATGACATTTCGCGAGCTGATCGAAGCGAGACTGGGTCACAGGTTCGAGGTGGAGGATCTTTTTTCGCAGACAGAAGTGCTTGCTGCGGAAGAAGGAACAACCGAAGGAGCTGCAAGAGAGCAAGCCGTGCGCTACAAAGGCTCGGAGCATTATTTTGCAACGATTGAAAACTACTTAAAGCGGTTGGAGCGCGAAGGGATTCGCTTTCGACCGTTGCGCTATCGTAATATGATGATCGTTTCCTCGGAGCAGATGCTAGAGCAATTTTACGAAGTGCGTGCATCTGATGATTTTGGAGAGCGAGCTGCAAGGCTGCGGCGTTGGCTACTCGATCAGTTGAAGCAATGGGTCGACACCCAGATGAACGAAGCTTGGCTAGAAGAAGCGGCAGAGGTTGCGGATCAGGAGGTTATTCAACGTGCCTTCGTCGATGTGCGTCGTGGTGGCGGATTTCATGATGAGGCATTCGATGATGAAGAGCATATGAATACCAAAATTAGACGACAAGTGGCTGAGGATGCGATAGCTCCACTCGTAAGGGCTGTACGCACTTATCGGTTTATTGACGTTGTTGCAGTGTACCAAGAGTTGTTCCAAAGCAGATCCTTGTTCACGGCATGCGCGCCAGATGGAAAGCTTCCATGCGGGTGGGACTGGATGGCACTTCGTGCAGAAGTGACGCTTGAACGTAAAAAAATCGACCACGAGGATGCAACTCCACTCATGTATATGATGGAGGCGCTCGAAGGCTTCCGTCTTGTGGAGGGGGATATTCAACAGGTATTCGTGGATGAAGCGCAAGATTATTCCCCGTTCCAAGCAACCTATCTTCGTCGGCGCTATCCACGCGCGAGAATGACGGTGCTCGGCGACTTTAATCAAGCGATTTACTTGCAATCGCAAGATAGTGGAGGGTTTGATGGGTGGATTCGTTTAATGGCGCCAGAGCATACAGCGGTATGGCGATTGACGACCAGCTACCGATCAACGCTACAAATTGTACAATATACGAAGGGCATTCTTGCACCGGAAGATGCGGAAGGCGTAACTCCATTTGCGCGGATGGGTGAGGAGCCTTATGTAGAAGCCTGCTCTAACGAAGCGACGCTAGGTCAACGGATAGCAGAAGCGATTACGAAGCTAGAGACGCGCGGATATGGTACGATAGGAGTCATTACGAAGACTGCACAAGAAAGTGGCATTGCGACTGAACTATTGAAGCAACAGCTTTCGGAAGAAGTTTCGTTGACCCATGTTACAGGAGTATCTGCACAACTGCCGAAAGGTGTATCCGTACTACCATCGTATTTGGCAAAAGGAATTGAGTTCGATGCGGTGCTTGTCTGGGATGCATCTGCGGATCGTTATGGCGAAGAAAAAGATCGCAAGCTTCTATATACGGTCTGTACGCGAGCTCTTCATGTATTACATGTTTATTACACTGGCTTGCCTTCTCCATGGCTGCCCATGAAGTCGTAA
- a CDS encoding SDR family oxidoreductase, protein MPNPSNKVSSPQRPTSFPPQHQNQQPGIEQQMKPLPEAVSPIYQPAKKLQDKVAVISGGDSGIGRAVALAFAKEGAHVAVIYLNEEIDAQETKKQIEAEGRNCLLIGGDIGDPVFCQKAVDQTIHTLGRLDTVINNAAEQHPQNKLEQITPEQLERTFRTNVYGMFFLTAAALPHLTAGSTIINTTSITAYHGSPTLLDYSSTKGAQVAFTRSLALNLIGQGIRVNAVAPGPIWTPLIPSTMDEQKVANFGSDTPMKRAGQPSELAPAYVYLASEDSSYMAGQVLHVNGGVIING, encoded by the coding sequence ATGCCGAATCCATCGAACAAGGTCAGCTCACCTCAACGTCCTACCTCATTTCCGCCTCAACATCAAAATCAACAGCCCGGAATAGAACAACAGATGAAGCCACTACCGGAAGCAGTCTCTCCCATTTATCAGCCTGCCAAAAAATTGCAGGATAAAGTGGCAGTTATTAGCGGAGGAGATAGCGGAATCGGACGAGCAGTCGCTTTAGCCTTCGCAAAGGAAGGTGCCCATGTCGCTGTAATCTACTTAAACGAAGAGATTGATGCACAAGAAACGAAAAAGCAAATTGAAGCTGAAGGACGTAATTGTTTATTGATTGGCGGTGATATTGGTGACCCTGTATTCTGTCAGAAGGCAGTAGACCAAACCATACACACTTTAGGGCGTCTAGATACGGTAATCAATAATGCGGCAGAGCAGCATCCGCAAAATAAGCTAGAGCAAATTACGCCAGAGCAGCTTGAACGAACGTTCCGCACGAATGTGTACGGCATGTTCTTCTTAACCGCAGCAGCGCTACCGCATTTGACCGCAGGTTCTACGATTATCAATACAACTTCCATTACCGCTTATCATGGCAGTCCGACGTTACTTGACTACTCCTCTACAAAAGGTGCTCAAGTTGCATTTACTCGATCTTTAGCTTTGAACTTGATCGGTCAAGGCATTCGCGTAAACGCAGTCGCACCTGGTCCAATATGGACACCGCTAATCCCATCAACTATGGATGAGCAGAAAGTAGCTAACTTTGGCTCAGATACACCAATGAAGCGTGCTGGACAACCTAGCGAGCTTGCACCCGCATATGTATATCTTGCTAGTGAAGATTCCTCTTATATGGCGGGACAAGTGTTGCATGTCAATGGTGGTGTCATCATCAATGGTTAG
- a CDS encoding SpoVR family protein: MPHEHEHQQLEDAIASITEIAEQFKLDFYPMRYEICPSDIIYTFGAYGMPTRFSHWSFGKNFNKMKMQYDLGLSKIYELVINSNPCYAFLLDGNSLVQNKLIVAHVLAHCDFFKNNARFSKTNRNMVESMSAAAERISQYATEHGSIEVERFLDAVIAVQEHIDPVIHKPYGLDKTRYLELQQKRWNEGDRNKRGTESLYDDLWDLERYSNAADDTTPIDKPITSLRIPPHPEKDLIWFVQQFSPQLTDWQRDIMSMLREEMLYFWPQIETKIMNEGWASYWHQRIMRELPLTSEEAIEYAKLNAAVVQPSRHSLNPYYLGLKIFEDIERRFGHEHLFEVRELESDISFLRNYLTKELTEDLDLYIFEKKGPEWLITDKAWESVRDQLVESRVNGGFPYLEVIDGDWNRTGELYIAHRYEGIELDLKYVERTLPYLVQLWGKPVHLETTADDKTVLFSCDGKKTARKQL; encoded by the coding sequence ATGCCGCATGAACATGAACATCAACAATTAGAAGATGCGATTGCATCCATTACGGAAATTGCAGAGCAGTTTAAACTGGACTTCTATCCGATGCGCTATGAGATATGTCCTTCTGACATTATTTATACGTTCGGCGCTTACGGTATGCCAACCCGATTCAGCCATTGGAGCTTCGGTAAAAATTTCAATAAAATGAAGATGCAATATGATCTCGGACTTAGTAAAATTTATGAGCTCGTCATTAATTCTAACCCCTGTTACGCCTTTCTACTCGATGGAAACTCCTTAGTTCAGAACAAGCTTATCGTCGCCCACGTACTTGCCCACTGCGACTTCTTCAAAAACAATGCCCGCTTCTCCAAAACGAATCGTAATATGGTCGAAAGTATGTCCGCAGCAGCTGAGCGTATTAGTCAATATGCAACAGAACACGGCTCAATCGAAGTTGAACGCTTCCTAGACGCTGTTATCGCAGTACAAGAGCATATCGATCCGGTCATTCATAAGCCCTATGGCTTGGACAAAACCCGTTATCTTGAGCTTCAGCAAAAAAGGTGGAACGAAGGGGATCGCAACAAACGCGGAACCGAGAGTCTTTATGATGATTTGTGGGATTTAGAGCGCTATTCCAATGCTGCAGATGACACAACTCCCATCGATAAACCGATTACCTCCTTACGAATTCCACCCCATCCTGAAAAGGATCTCATTTGGTTTGTTCAACAATTTTCGCCACAGCTTACTGATTGGCAACGCGACATCATGAGTATGCTCCGCGAAGAAATGCTCTACTTCTGGCCTCAGATCGAAACGAAGATCATGAACGAGGGCTGGGCTTCGTACTGGCATCAGCGCATTATGCGCGAGCTGCCACTCACTAGCGAAGAGGCGATCGAATACGCCAAGCTGAATGCCGCAGTCGTGCAGCCGTCTAGACATTCTTTAAATCCTTATTACTTGGGTTTGAAGATCTTCGAGGACATCGAACGCCGATTCGGGCATGAGCATCTATTCGAGGTGCGCGAGCTAGAATCCGACATCTCGTTCCTTCGCAACTACTTGACGAAGGAATTAACAGAAGACCTTGATCTATATATCTTCGAGAAAAAAGGACCCGAGTGGCTCATCACCGATAAGGCTTGGGAAAGTGTGAGAGATCAGCTCGTTGAATCGCGAGTGAACGGCGGTTTTCCATATCTAGAGGTGATCGATGGCGATTGGAATAGAACCGGCGAGCTCTATATCGCGCATCGCTATGAGGGCATCGAGCTCGATTTAAAGTATGTGGAGCGTACCCTGCCATATCTCGTTCAACTATGGGGAAAGCCAGTACATTTAGAGACTACCGCTGATGATAAGACGGTGCTATTCAGCTGCGATGGGAAGAAAACAGCTCGCAAGCAATTGTAA